In the Babylonia areolata isolate BAREFJ2019XMU chromosome 34, ASM4173473v1, whole genome shotgun sequence genome, one interval contains:
- the LOC143277378 gene encoding uncharacterized protein LOC143277378, with protein sequence MATDGRSPTLQSKGSVTSFTDCPHCGSLCLGPVLLGCGHILCRMCLRVELQQAGPEAGCKMCGQHLDLPRDQPFSQIVDQLGTDPVMEQLVHQALAADTDIHCLNCNNNPAAIVCVDCHDFFCDTCSKNHLRGRTTKDHLLSVLPQSLLNDPSAAHATPRPRSPSIQSTTSLDSIRNDPQSSSKSRSESSGVEEWKEWVAKEVGLLQEAYRKELHVETTLQDIVTLGQQLLDRVQAHREVLNSYQQHLPGLHVIQGTDPNSFTIHFTDPDVTLRVQAESLKRRMARLRRGRQCPPVNRVQEIRKQLSDLLRSADQQTCEGASTSTTPVVSPPSSMPTHTFTPPVDVMTAAPRCVFKVSPTTADDRTTICITAVVCLPDDLLVMTDLNNNNVKVMGMAPPHTVSCPLSIPERPRRLAVLSDGLVAMTTWNRVIYLLSVAANTVSTQSRVQTKRVYAGIAGHRDGLMIVSSVKTFTDPAFVDLLNRQGHVVIVVIDSTRLIELESPDYLFKTGDGHVLVSDLMTGLVHQVCMYTGQVIQTFRHVKLPRQVCADIASNIYVVSGDGKCVYVMSRGGQWRQLVTPSLHGPSQCVNPYGLCLTSSGHLVVTWCGSDDCVVVGYTL encoded by the exons TCACGGACTGTCCCCACTGCGGGTCACTGTGTCTGGGTCCTGTCCTGTTGGGCTGTGGACACATCCTCTGCAGAATGTGTCTTCGTGTCGAGCTGCAGCAGGCAGGCCCAGAAGCTGGCTGTAAGATGTGCGGTCAACACCTAGACCTTCCCAGGGACCAGCCCTTCAGCCAGATCGTCGACCAGTTGGGGACAGACCCCGTCATGGAACAGCTGGTCCACCAGGCACTGGCAGCTGACACAGACATCCATTGTCTTAATTGTAATAACAACCCGGCGGCTATTGTTTGTGTGGATTGCCATGATTTTTTCTGCGACACCTGCTCCAAGAACCATCTGCGAGGTCGAACCACAAAGGACCACCTTCTTTCAGTATTACCACAGTCTTTGTTGAACGATCCATCCGCTGCCCATGCCACGCCCAGACCCAGGTCTCCATCCATCCAGTCCACAACCTCACTGGATAGCATTAGAAATGACCCCCAGTCCAGTAGTAAGTCACGTAGTGAATCAAGCGGTGTGGAGGAGTGGAAGGAGTGGGTGGCGAAGGAGGTGGGACTGTTGCAGGAGGCATACAGAAAGGAGCTGCATGTGGAGACCACACTGCAGGACATTGTGACCCTGGGACAGCAGCTTCTGGACAGGGTTCAGGCACACCGAGAGGTCCTGAACTCTTACCAGCAGCACCTGCCTGGTCTCCACGTCATCCAGGGCACTGATCCCAACAGCTTCACCATTCACTTCACCGATCCTGACGTCACCCTGCGCGTACAGGCAGAGTCTCTGAAGAGACGCATGGCTAGACTAAGGAGAGGACGTCAGTGCCCACCGGTGAACAGAGTGCAGGAGATCAGGAAACAGCTCAGTGACCTGTTGAGATCTGCAG ACCAACAGACCTGTGAGGGTGCCTCCACCTCCACTACACCTGTAgtatcacccccctcctccatgccCACCCACACCTTCACCCCACCTGTTGATGTGATGACGGCGGCACCACGGTGTGTGTTCAAGGTGTCACCCACAACAGCAGACGACAGAACCACAATCTGTATCACTgccgttgtctgtctgcctgatgaCCTACTGGTCATGACggacctcaacaacaacaatgtgaagGTGATGGGCATGGCGCCCCcccacactgtgtcctgtcctctctcCATTCCTGAACGACCACGCCGCCTGGCTGTGCTTTCTGACGGTCTGGTGGCCATGACGACTTGGAATCGAGTCATCTACCTGCTCAGTGTTGCAGCCAACACCGTGTCTACGCAGTCACGTGTCCAGACCAAGAGAGTGTATGCCGGTATAGCCGGACACAGAGACGGACTCATGATAGTAAGCTCTGTGAAAACATTCACTGATCCTGCTTTTGTGGATTTGCTGAACAGACAGGGTCACGTGGTCATAGTGGTGATCGACAGCACCAGGCTGATAGAACTGGAGTCACCTGATTACCTGTTTAAAACAGGTGATGGCCACGTCCTGGTGTCAGACCTCATGACAGGCCTGGTGCACCAGGTGTGTATGTATACTGGCCAGGTGATCCAGACCTTTCGGCACGTGAAGTTGCCTAGACAGGTGTGTGCTGACATAGCCAGCAATATCTATGTAGTTAGTGGTgatggtaagtgtgtgtatgtgatgagcAGAGGGGGTCAGTGGAGACAACTGGTGACGCCCTCTCTGCACGGTCCATCACAGTGTGTCAATCCTTATGGTCTTTGTCTGACCAGCTCTGGTCACCTGGTGGTCACGTGGTGTGGTAgtgatgattgtgttgttgtgggaTACACACTGTGA
- the LOC143277648 gene encoding uncharacterized protein LOC143277648, producing MATGGRSPTPQSKGSVTSVTDCPHCGSLCLGPVLLGCGHILCRMCLRDELQQAGPEAVCKMCDLHLDLPRDQPFSQIVDQLGTDPVMEQLVHQALAADTDIRCLNCDDNPAASVCLDCHDCYCYTCSKNHVRGRSGKDHLLAVLPQSLLNAPSAAHATPRPRSPSIQSTTSLDSIRNDPQSSSKSRSKSSGAEEWKEWVGKEVGLLQEAYREELHVETTLQDVVTLGQQLLDRVQAHREALNSYQQHLPGLHVIQGTDPNSFAIHVTDPDVTLHVQAQSLKRRVSELRRGRQCPEVNRVQVIRKQLSDLLNSADQQTSAGASTSTTPVASPPSSMPTPTSAHLPSPSISPTTPTSSPLSPPTHHATPTFTPPVDVMTAAPRCVFKVSPTTADDRTTPWIFAVVCLPDDRLVMADFTNNKVKVMGMAPPHTVSSLSIPEGPYRLAVLSDGLVAVTTWKPVICLVNVTANTVTVRSRVQTNREYAGIAGHRDGYMIVSCVSSSTGPVSVDVLNRQGHVVTTVTDSTRLTGLMSPDYLFDTGDGHVLVSDYWTDLVHQVCVRSGQVTQTFQHAQLKRPCQVCADTASNIYLVSSVGECVCVRSRGGQWRQLVTPSLHGPSQCVYPYGLCLTSSGHLVVTWYSVGGDSVVVGYTL from the exons ATGGCAACAGGAGGGCGATCCCCTACCCCACAGTCCAAAGGTTCTGTGACGTCAGTCACGGACTGTCCCCACTGTGGGTCACTGTGTCTGGGTCCTGTCCTGTTGGGCTGTGGACACATCCTCTGCAGAATGTGTCTTCGTGATGAGCTGCAGCAGGCCGGCCCAGAGGCTGTCTGTAAGATGTGCGATCTACACCTGGACCTGCCCAGGGACCAGCCCTTCAGTCAGATCGTCGACCAGTTGGGGACAGACCCCGTCATGGAACAGCTGGTCCACCAGGCACTGGCAGCCGACACAGACATCCGTTGTCTCAATTGTGACGATAATCCGGCGGCTAGTGTCTGTCTGGATTGTCATGACTGCTACTGCTACACCTGCTCCAAGAACCATGTGCGAGGCCGATCTGGAAAGGACCACCTTCTGGCAGTATTACCTCAGTCTTTGTTGAACGCTCCATCCGCTGCCCATGCCACGCCCAGACCCAGGTCTCCATCCATCCAGTCCACAACCTCACTGGACAGCATTAGAAATGACCCCCAGTCCAGTAGTAAGTCACGTAGTAAATCAAGCGGTGCGGAGGAGTGGAAGgagtgggtggggaaggaggtgggactGTTGCAGGAGGCATACAGAGAGGAGCTGCATGTGGAGACCACACTGCAGGACGTCGTGACCCTGGGACAGCAGCTTCTGGACAGAGTTCAGGCACACCGAGAGGCCCTGAACTCTTACCAGCAGCACCTGCCTGGTCTCCACGTCATCCAGGGCACTGATCCCAACAGCTTCGCCATTCACGTCACCGATCCTGACGTCACCCTGCACGTACAGGCACAGTCTCTGAAGAGACGTGTGTCTGAACTAAGGAGAGGACGTCAGTGCCCAGAGGTGAACAGAGTGCAGGTGATCAGGAAACAGCTCAGTGACCTGTTGAACTCTGCAG accaacagaccagtGCTGGTGCCTCCACCTCCACAACACCTGTAgcgtcacccccctcctccatgcccacccccacttcagctcacctcccctcaccctccatctcccccaccacccccacatcatcacccctctctccacccacccaccatgccacccccaccttcaccccacctgTTGATGTGATGACGGCGGCACCACGGTGTGTGTTCAAGGTGTCACCCACAACAGCAGACGACAGAACCACACCCTGGATCTTTgccgttgtctgtctgcctgacgacCGACTGGTCATGGCGGACTTCACCAACAACAAGGTGAAGGTGATGGGCATGGCGCCCCCCCacactgtgtcctctctctccattcctgaaGGACCATACCGCCTGGCTGTGCTGTCTGACGGTCTGGTGGCCGTGACGACGTGGAAACCAGTCATCTGCCTGGTCAACGTTACCGCCAACACCGTGACTGTGCGGTCACGTGTCCAGACCAACAGAGAGTATGCCGGTATAGCCGGACACAGAGACGGATACATGATAGTAAGCTGTGTCAGTTCATCCACTGGTCCTGTTTCCGTGGACGTGCTGAACAGACAGGGTCACGTGGTCACAACGGTGACCGACAGCACCAGGCTGACAGGACTGATGTCACCTGATTACCTGTTTGACACAGGTGATGGCCACGTCCTGGTGTCAGACTACTGGACAGACCTGGTGCACCAGGTGTGTGTCCGTTCTGGCCAGGTGACCCAGACCTTTCAGCACGCTCAGTTGAAGCGGCCTTGCCAGGTGTGTGCTGACACAGCCAGcaatatttatttagttagtagtgttggtgagtgtgtgtgtgtgagaagcagAGGGGGTCAGTGGAGACAACTGGTGACGCCCTCTCTGCACGGTCCATCACAGTGTGTCTATCCTTATGGTCTTTGTCTGACCAGCTCTGGTCACCTGGTGGTCACGTGGTATAgtgttggtggtgacagtgtcGTTGTGGGATACACACTGTGA